The Candidatus Saccharibacteria bacterium RAAC3_TM7_1 nucleotide sequence TCGTACTTGCTGCTTTCAAGTTCGGCAATAAAGTCGCGCGAGGTATTGGTGTTTGGCACAATAGCATTCTTAAATTTACCAATCTTTGCCTCGTGCTCGTTGCGGCCATCAAAGAACACTACGTCATCACCGTATTCTTCAACTAGTGCATGTACCTCACTAGGTTTCAAGTGCTTACCACCGCCAATCACCCCGTTCTCATCAACCGTGAATTCATCATCCGAGTTTTTAAAGCCAACCAGCTCGCGCCGAGTTTTTACGCTCATACGCGGAAAGTCCTCGCGCGCACCATCACTCCACTTGAAGATGATGTCTTTGAAGCCTGGGAATTTCTTGGTGTCTTTGATGTACTTCTTCAGGTCATCCATCTCGCCGCCGACCGTCCCATTGAGACCGTGCTTGCTCACTAAGATACGCCCGCGCAGGTGCAGGCTGTCCGTCAATGCTTTCTGCCATAGCTTGACGGCCTCCGGGTCGGCAATCGGGGTAAATTTATAGTAGAGCAATATCTTTTGCATAACAGATACATTATACCGTAAAATAGGATACATTCATGAGGATAAAACTTTTTAGTCGAACAGATAGCGGAACGGTTCAAAAGACTATCGCGATATTTCGCGAAGAGGCCGCTCAGGAAAAGCATATTGTTTGGTTATTTTCTACGTTAATACCGTTTAGTCATTTTCTCTACATTGTTCTCCTCCCACTCCTAATTTCATTTATTGTTCAATCACTTATCCAGGACCCTCATGACCTAGCCACACCACTCTGGCTCGTTGGCGGCATTATCGTAAGCGGCGCTTTATCTTTGTTTATTCAGCATTATGCATTTATCGGCTTTTTTAATCATGAGGAGCGCATGACAACCCGCCTCGCAGAGCGAGCAATGAATGGGCTTTTGCGCCATAGTCACTTATTTTTTAGCAATCAAAAAGTCGGCTCGCTTGCGGGGGATGTAAATACTTTTAGTCGCTCCTACCTGTCACTTATGGACACTCTCTTTTTAAATGCCAGCAGTATCGTCGTCAGCTTCATAACTAGCTTACTTATTATTGCGATTATTTCACCTCCGTTACTAATTCCGCTCCTTCTTCTGACTGGGTTTATTATCGGAGAGTCAATTTTATCACTTCAAAAACGTTCACCCTACCGTAATAAACGAAAGGAGATGCAGTCTAGGTTATTTGGATCAATTGCGGACGTTCTCGGCAACCAGACATTAGTCCGCATGTTCAGCTCGCAGCAACGTGAAGTTGCCGCTATCGTCAGGGAGCGTCAGGCAATAGAAGGAGTAGCCAAAGAAGAAATAGACATCTTGCAACGCTCGGCGGAAGTTCGCCAAGGTGGACTCTACGTTTTTCAGGCCATCACCATGATCGTTGCTATTTACCTCGTCACGCAGGATCAAGTATCAGTAGCCGCACTCATTTTTACAGTAACCTATCTTGGGCGTGTGACCGGTGCTATGTACAATATCAACAGTATTATTCGCACCGCCGAACAGGCATTTCTTGATGCATCAAAAGTAACAGAGATACTCGCTAACGACATCGAGGTTTTCGACATACCTCATGCAAAGCCTTTAGAGGTAACTCAGGGTGACATTCAGTTTCATAACGTTAACTTTTCTTATGGAACAAAAAGGAACGAAGTAGTTTTTCAGAATCTAAGCCTCGTCATTCCACACGGTCAAAGTATTGGCCTCGTGGGACGTAGCGGTGGAGGCAAGTCGACCTTTACACAGCTGCTCTTACGATATATGGATATTCAAGATGGAGAAATTACCATCAATAAGCAAAATATCGCAGAAGTGACCCAGAACAGTCTTCGTGAGAACATTGCTTACGTACCGCAAGACCCGTATTTGTTTCACCGAACATTGCGTGAAAATATCACCTACGGAAATGGCCACGCGACAGACACTGAACTTCAACAGGCAATCAAAAAAGCACACGCCAAGGAATTCATCGACAAGCTTCCTCACGGTCTTGATACGGTAGTGGGCGAGCGTGGCGTCAAACTCAGCGGTGGCCAACGACAACGAGTGGCAATTGCTCGAGCAATCTTAAAGAACGCCCCGATTCTCATCCTCGACGAAGCGACTTCAGCGCTCGACTCAGAAAGCGAAAAGCTTATCCAAGAAGCTCTTTCAAACTTGATGAAAGATCGCACCTCTATCGTCATCGCTCACCGCCTGTCGACGATTGCCAAGCTCGATCGAATTATTGTACTTGATAACGGCAAGATCGTCGAAGACGGCACGCACACTGAGCTTCTTAAGGCGGGCGGCACGTACGCCAAACTGTGGAGCCACCAGAGCGGCGGCTTCATCGAAGACTAGCCACTCCCTATTGCAAGGATTATCCTTGCAATACTAGTGACCGCCGTTGGCGAGCCGGTCTTCAATCTCTACTAGCGACTTCCTGTAATCTACGTAATCTTCTAGGTACGTAAGGTACTTATCTGAACTCATTGTTTGTAGCCGCTCCGGATGTATCCATCCGATTTGACGATACCCCAAATAGGCACTCAGACTTGACCATTTCCATCCCAAATAGTCTTTTGGGTTGAGATGTATGTACCGCGTAATATGATGAAAATAGCTGTCATCCTTAATCTGGATTGCCTTATACGTCCCTTGAAACAATCGTCCCTCTCGATGGTATTTATGGTTGAAATAGGTACTGTACGTCGTAGCGAGCTTGCGCATAAATCGTGTCATGGCGTCAGGCTCATTTTGAAAGAATAGCAAATGGAAGTGGTTGGGCATAAGACAAAATGCCACCAGTTGCAAACTGTCATCGAGCCGTTCATATTCACGACCAAAGGCATCGAAGCTCGGCTCAGGATAAAGATAGCGCTTCATAATATTCATAAACACCGCATAATCATCGTCGTCCTGGAAAATAACGCGTTTTTCTACGCCACGATTATACGCGTGGTAATATGCCGGCGCATCAAACAGTTTGACCGTGTTTTTTGATGGCATACCATTACTCTAGCCCTCTGCACCCCCTATTGCAAGGATGATCCTTGCAATAGGGGTGGGCGACGACTTCACGTTACTATTCTCTGCCCAGACCTTCCACCCATTGCTGCGGCGTTACA carries:
- a CDS encoding hypothetical protein (RAAC3_TM7_1_36) → MQKILLYYKFTPIADPEAVKLWQKALTDSLHLRGRILVSKHGLNGTVGGEMDDLKKYIKDTKKFPGFKDIIFKWSDGAREDFPRMSVKTRRELVGFKNSDDEFTVDENGVIGGGKHLKPSEVHALVEEYGDDVVFFDGRNEHEAKIGKFKNAIVPNTNTSRDFIAELESSKYDDIKDKKVITYCTGGIRCEVISAMMKKRGFNDVYQIDGGIVKYGEAYGDDGLWEGALRVFDERMTMNFSDKAKTIGECTHCGGKTSNFENCAHMECNDLVLICEDCKKVPDLLFHTKACKQAHQQKIGVIA
- a CDS encoding hypothetical protein (RAAC3_TM7_1_38), producing MPSKNTVKLFDAPAYYHAYNRGVEKRVIFQDDDDYAVFMNIMKRYLYPEPSFDAFGREYERLDDSLQLVAFCLMPNHFHLLFFQNEPDAMTRFMRKLATTYSTYFNHKYHREGRLFQGTYKAIQIKDDSYFHHITRYIHLNPKDYLGWKWSSLSAYLGYRQIGWIHPERLQTMSSDKYLTYLEDYVDYRKSLVEIEDRLANGGH
- a CDS encoding ABC transporter-related protein (RAAC3_TM7_1_37), with product MRIKLFSRTDSGTVQKTIAIFREEAAQEKHIVWLFSTLIPFSHFLYIVLLPLLISFIVQSLIQDPHDLATPLWLVGGIIVSGALSLFIQHYAFIGFFNHEERMTTRLAERAMNGLLRHSHLFFSNQKVGSLAGDVNTFSRSYLSLMDTLFLNASSIVVSFITSLLIIAIISPPLLIPLLLLTGFIIGESILSLQKRSPYRNKRKEMQSRLFGSIADVLGNQTLVRMFSSQQREVAAIVRERQAIEGVAKEEIDILQRSAEVRQGGLYVFQAITMIVAIYLVTQDQVSVAALIFTVTYLGRVTGAMYNINSIIRTAEQAFLDASKVTEILANDIEVFDIPHAKPLEVTQGDIQFHNVNFSYGTKRNEVVFQNLSLVIPHGQSIGLVGRSGGGKSTFTQLLLRYMDIQDGEITINKQNIAEVTQNSLRENIAYVPQDPYLFHRTLRENITYGNGHATDTELQQAIKKAHAKEFIDKLPHGLDTVVGERGVKLSGGQRQRVAIARAILKNAPILILDEATSALDSESEKLIQEALSNLMKDRTSIVIAHRLSTIAKLDRIIVLDNGKIVEDGTHTELLKAGGTYAKLWSHQSGGFIED